The region TGACCTTCACGCCCGGCGGGCGGCAGCTGCACCCCCGGCTGGTCGTGCGGCTGCTGAACGACCTGTTCGGCATCCAGGCGCGTGGCGGCTGCGCCTGCGCCGGACCGTACGGGCACGTGCTGCTGAACGTGGATGACCAGACCAGCGAGCGGTACCTGCAGTGCGCGCTCAATCACGTGGACGGCGTGAAGCCCGGCTGGACGAGGCTCAACTTGGCCCCGTGGGCCACCGACGAGGAGGTGGAGTTCCTGCTGGACGCCATCGAGTTCGTCGCGGAGTTCGGCGAGCGCTTTGTGGCGCTGTACGCCTTCGACTGGGAGTCCGGCGCGTGGACGCACCCGGCGGACGCCGCCCCGATGGAGCTGTTCGGGGACGCGCGGCCCCGGACGGCGGCGGGCGCGGTCCCGTACGCCAGCTACCTGCGCGAGGCGCGCGCCCTGGCGGCAGACCTGAGTCCGGCAGGGGAGGGGAGGGCGGTGCCGCCGCACGTGCCGGAGGATCTGGTGTTCTTCGCCCACTGATCCGGAGTGGCGGTTCTGGCTCCCTGGCGTCCGGCTGGTCTGGACGCCAGGGAGCTTCTGTGAGGAGGCCGCAGGGCTGGAACCGGTTCGCCTTCCGGGGCAGGATTCGCGCCTCATGGACAAAGCGTCTAAAATGCCTAACGAGCGTTTGCTAGACAGATGAACTTCCGGACGTGCCCAGGCCCCAGCGGCGGCGGCGCGCACCCGGTCAGGAGGCCCCAGCCCATGATTCAACCCTTCACCCCCGAACCCATCCGCTTCGTCGCGGAAGACGGGACGCCGGTGCAGCCCCTCCCGGAGCGCTACACGCCCGAGGTGCTGCGCGACCTGCACCGCCTGATGCTCCAGGCGCGCGAATTCGACCGCAAGCTCATCACGCTGCTCCGGCAGGGCCGCACCACCTTCTACGCGCAGTCCAGCGGTATGGAGGCCACCCAGGTGGGCCTCGCCCGCTCGATCCGCGTCGGGCACGACTGGGTCTGGCCGTACTACCGCGACCACACCCTGGGCCTCGCGATGGGTGTGCCCATGGCGGAACTGATCAGCCAGTGCCTGGGCACGAACAGCGACTCCTGCCGGGGCCGCCAGATGCCGCACCACTTCGCCGCGCAGCGCCAGAACTTCGTGTCCATCAGTTCCTCCATCGCGTCGCAGGTGCCGCCCGCCGCCGGGAACGCCATGGCGCAGAAGTACCTCGGCGTGGACGAGATCACCGTCTGCACCTTCGGGGACGGCGCCACGAGTGAAGGCGACTGGCACGCCGGGATGAACATGGCGGGCGCCGCGCAGGCCCCCGCGCTATTCGTCTGCGAGAACAACCAGTGGGCAATCAGCACCAGCATCCGCGAGCAGACCGCCAGCGAGACCATCCACATCAAGGCGAAAGCGTACGGCATGCCCGGCTACTACGTGGACGGCAACGACATCATCGCCGTCATGGAAGTCTGCTCATTTGCCGCCGAGCAGGTCCGCAGCGGTCAGGGCCCCGCCCTGGTCGAGTGCCTCACCTACCGCGTGGGCTCGCACAGCAACGCGGACGCGGACGCCGAGAAGCACTACCGCACCCGCGAGGAAGTCGACGCGTGGCTGGCCCGTGACCCCATCACCCGCCTGGAGAACCTCCTGGCGCACCTGGGGCACCCCGTGACCGCCGAGGAACGCGCCGCGCTGATCGCGCAGACGCACCGCGAGGTGGACGAGCAGGTGCTCGCCGCCGAGGCGACCGGGCAGCCCGACTGGCGCATCATGTTCGAGGACGTGTACGCCGACCTGCCCGACCACCTGCGCCAGCAGGAAGCCTTCCTGCGCGCCGAGCAGACCGGAGGCCGCGCATGACCGCCACCCAGACCCGCCCGGAGGCTGCCCCCATGACGACCGGCCGCACCATCAACCTCATCCAGGCCGTCACCGAGGCCATCGCCGAGGAGATGGAACGCGACCAACGGGTCGTGCTGTTCGGCGAGGACGTCGGCGCGCGCGGCGGCGTGTTCATGGCCACCGCCGGCCTGCAGGAACGCTTCGGCAAGCACCGCGTCTTCGACACGCCGCTGAGCGAGGCCAGTATTGTCGGCGCCGCCGTCGGCATGGCCGTGCGCGGCCTGCGCCCCATCGCGGAAATCCAGTTCGCGGACTACATGGGCCCCGGCTTCGACCAGATCATCTCGCAGGCCGCCAAGATCCGCTACCGGTCGGCGGGGCAGTTCACGGCGCCCATGGTCATCCGCACGCCCTCGGGCGGCGGCGTGAAGGGCGGGCACCACCACAGCCAGAGCCCTGAGAGCTACTACACCCACACCCCGGGCCTGAAGGTCGTCATGCCCAGCACCCCCTACGACGCCAAGGGCCTGCTGAAGGCCGCGCTGCGCGGCGAGGACCCGGTCATCTACTTCGAACCCAAACGCCTCTACCGCGCCGCCAAGGGCGAGGTGCCCGACCACGACTATGTCGTGAAACTGGGCGAGGCCGCCGTGCGCCGCGAGGGCAGCGACCTGAGCCTCATCGGTTACGGCGGCGTGATGCCCGACCTGGAGAAGGCCGCCGACGCCCTGGCCGCCGAGGGCGTCAGCGTCGAGGTCATCGACCTGCGTTCCCTGGTGCCCTGGGACCGCGACCGCGTCCTGACCAGCGTCCAGAAGACCGGCCGGGCCGTCCTCGTCAGCGAGGCGCCGCGCATCAGCAACTTCATGGGCGAGGTCGCGTACGTCATCCAGGAGCAGGCCTTCGATTATCTGACCGCCCCCGTCGGTCAGGTGGCGGGCTTCGACACGCCGTACCCGTACGTGCAGGACAAGGTGTACCTGCCCGGCGCGAACCGCATCGTGGCCGCCTGCGTCCAGGCCCTCAACTACTGACCCCGTCCCCTGGCCCCTAAGCTGTCTCCATGCGACCTGACCTGCTGCGCCCCCTGCTGGGCACCCTGGGCCTGCTGATCGGCTTCACGCTCTACGCCCTCGCGGGAAAACTCGCCGAACCCTGGCAGAGCGTCGCCATCGGCGGCATGTTCGCCCTGCTGGGCCTGTCGGCCTGGGTGTACGCGCGCGGGGAACGCTGGATCCAGGGGCTGGGCCTGCTGCTGCTCATCTACGGACTGCTGCGCGCCACCGTGCTGCGCTGAACCGACACACCACCGCGTTTCTCCGTTCCGTGGCCGTGAGGAAAGCACTCCCGTCCACTCCACTCCAAACCGCTGTGCATCACGGTTTCTCGCTCCGCTCGGGTCAGGGGCTTTCGGGAACACCGCCCTCAAGACCCCTGACCACCGAAAAACGAGGTTCACCATGAAAGAAGTGCTGCTGCCCGAACTGGCCGAGAGTGTCGTCGAGGGCGAAATCCTGAAGTGGCTGGTGCAGGAGGGCGACACCATCGCCCTGGAACAACCCCTGTGCGAGGTCATGACCGACAAGGTCACCGTGGAACTCCCCAGCCCGGTCGCCGGGGTGCTCAGCAAGCGCCTCGCGGGCGAGGGGGACGTGGTGGCCGTGCACGCCGCCATCGCCCTGATCGACGAGACCGGCGGGGCCGCCGCTGCCCCCGCCCCTGCCGCCACTGCACCCGCCCCCGCTGCCGCGCCGCTGAGCACGCAGGCGCAGGAGGAACGCGAGCAGGTGGGCGGCAGCATCGTCGAGGCCGGACACCTCCAGAAGGGGGCGGACGACGATTCCACCAGCCTCTTCAAGGCGTTCTCCAGTGACGAGAAGGTGCAGGTGCAGGGCCTCGGCGCGCGCCAGCCCGCCGCGCCCGCCGCACCCACCCAGCCGACCCGCGCGGACGGCCGCGTGCTGGCCGTGCCCGCCGCGCGGCAGCTGGCGCGTGAACTGAACCTCGACCTGACCCAGGTGCGTGGCAGTGGCCCCAACGGCCGCATCCGCGTGAGCGACGTGCTGGCCCACCAGGGCATCAACCAGGGTCAGGCGGCCCCCATGCATACGGCCCCCGCCCAGACCGCCGCCCCGGCCCAGGCGCCCGCACAGGCGGCCCAGCCCGCCCCCGCCGCGAAGGCCCCCGCTGCGGGCGGGATGCCCGTCGCGCCCGTGCAGTACCGCACGCCCAAGGGCTACGAGCACCTCGAGGACCGCGTGCCGCTGCGGGGCATGCGCCGCGCCATCAGCAACCAGATGCAGGCCAGCCACCTGTACACGGTGCGCACCCTGACCGTGGACGAGGTGAACCTCAGCAAGCTCGTCGAGTTCCGCGCGCGCGTCAAGGACGACGCCGCTGCGGCGGGCGTGAAGCTGTCGTACCTGCCGTTCATCTTCAAGGCCGTCGCGGCAGCGCTGCGGAAGTTCCCCAGCCTGAACACTAGCTTCGACGAGGCCACCCAGGAGATCGTCCAGAAGCGCTATTACAACATCGGCATGGCCGTCGCCACCGACGCGGGCCTGACCGTGCCCGTCCTGAAGGACGTGAACCACAAGAGCGTCTTCGACCTCGCCCGGGAAGTCAGCGACCTCGCCGCGCGCGCCCAGGGCGGCAAACTCCAGGCGGACGAACTGGCGGGCAGCACCTTCAGCGTCACGAACATCGGCTCGATCGGCGCGCTGTTCTCCTTCCCGATCATCAACGTGCCCGACGCCGCCATCCTCGGCATCCACTCCATCCAGAAGCGGCCCATCGTGGACGAATACGACAACATCGTCGTGGCGCACATGATGTACCTCAGCCTGTCCTTCGACCACCGCCTCGTGGACGGCGCGGAAGCCGCGCGCTTCTGCAAGGAGGTCATCCGCCTGCTGGAAAACCCCGATCGGCTGATGCTCGAAGCCATGTAAATCCGGCTTCGAAAGGGGAGGCGGCCAGCCAGTCTGGTCCGCCTCCTCTCGCATGAAGGGCTCCTGAGGCACCTCGCATCTTCCCGCCGGCCGGGACGGCGCAAGCTGAGGGCATGACCGACGAGCAGAAGACCGGGTACGACCCCGCCAACAGCAGCCCCGCCGAGGGCCAGAGCCACGCCATTCCCGACGAGGCAAAGGGCAAGGACCCGAACATCGACCCGGCCGCGAAACCCGAACCTGCCGAGGGTGGCCGGGATGAGGTGGAGAGCGACAGCACGCCCGGCCAGTCCTGAGGCTGTGACCGACCCGACCCCCCTGAACGTGGCCCGCCCGGATGACGAGCGGGCCGCGCTGCTCGTGTGGATGCACGGCACCCTGCGGCCCGAGTACGGCGAGCGCCCCCTGACACCCCGCCGGGAGCCGCTGCACGAGCTGATCAGCACGATCCTCTCGCAGCGCACCACGCACGCCGACGAGGAAGCCGCGTACCGTGAACTGCGGACGCTGGGCGACTGGGACGCCATCATCGCCGCGCCCGTGGAGGCCGTGGCGCACGCCATCCGGCGCAGCAACTACCCCGAGAGCAAGGCCCCACGCATCCAGGCGACCCTGGCCGCGCTGCGCGACTCGCCCGGCGGGTACGACCTCGACCACCTGCGCGACCTGCCGGTGAAGGACGCCCTGAAGTTCCTGACCGACCTGCCCGGCGTGGGCATCAAGACCGCCAGTCTGGTGCTGCTGTTCAATTTCGCCCGCCCGGTCTTCCCGGTGGACACACACGTGCACCGCGTCACGACCCGCGTGGGCGCCATCCCGAAGATGGGCGAACAGGCCGCGCACCGCGCCCTCCTGAAACTCCTGCCGCCCGACCCGGCGTTCCTGTACGAACTGCACGTGAACCTGCTGCGCCACGGGCAGCGGGTGTGCTCGTGGTACGACCCGAAGTGCGGCGCGTGCGTGCTGCGCTTCCGCTGCGACGCCCACGCCCAGTACGGGGATGGGGTGCCTGCCTGGAAGGGGTGAGGCGGCGCGCCCTGGCCTGCCGTGTCACGCTGGGGGCATGTGGCGCTGGCTGCTCC is a window of Deinococcus grandis DNA encoding:
- a CDS encoding endonuclease III domain-containing protein; the protein is MRWRATARPASPEAVTDPTPLNVARPDDERAALLVWMHGTLRPEYGERPLTPRREPLHELISTILSQRTTHADEEAAYRELRTLGDWDAIIAAPVEAVAHAIRRSNYPESKAPRIQATLAALRDSPGGYDLDHLRDLPVKDALKFLTDLPGVGIKTASLVLLFNFARPVFPVDTHVHRVTTRVGAIPKMGEQAAHRALLKLLPPDPAFLYELHVNLLRHGQRVCSWYDPKCGACVLRFRCDAHAQYGDGVPAWKG
- a CDS encoding alpha-ketoacid dehydrogenase subunit beta; translation: MTATQTRPEAAPMTTGRTINLIQAVTEAIAEEMERDQRVVLFGEDVGARGGVFMATAGLQERFGKHRVFDTPLSEASIVGAAVGMAVRGLRPIAEIQFADYMGPGFDQIISQAAKIRYRSAGQFTAPMVIRTPSGGGVKGGHHHSQSPESYYTHTPGLKVVMPSTPYDAKGLLKAALRGEDPVIYFEPKRLYRAAKGEVPDHDYVVKLGEAAVRREGSDLSLIGYGGVMPDLEKAADALAAEGVSVEVIDLRSLVPWDRDRVLTSVQKTGRAVLVSEAPRISNFMGEVAYVIQEQAFDYLTAPVGQVAGFDTPYPYVQDKVYLPGANRIVAACVQALNY
- a CDS encoding thiamine pyrophosphate-dependent dehydrogenase E1 component subunit alpha is translated as MIQPFTPEPIRFVAEDGTPVQPLPERYTPEVLRDLHRLMLQAREFDRKLITLLRQGRTTFYAQSSGMEATQVGLARSIRVGHDWVWPYYRDHTLGLAMGVPMAELISQCLGTNSDSCRGRQMPHHFAAQRQNFVSISSSIASQVPPAAGNAMAQKYLGVDEITVCTFGDGATSEGDWHAGMNMAGAAQAPALFVCENNQWAISTSIREQTASETIHIKAKAYGMPGYYVDGNDIIAVMEVCSFAAEQVRSGQGPALVECLTYRVGSHSNADADAEKHYRTREEVDAWLARDPITRLENLLAHLGHPVTAEERAALIAQTHREVDEQVLAAEATGQPDWRIMFEDVYADLPDHLRQQEAFLRAEQTGGRA
- a CDS encoding dihydrolipoamide acetyltransferase family protein produces the protein MKEVLLPELAESVVEGEILKWLVQEGDTIALEQPLCEVMTDKVTVELPSPVAGVLSKRLAGEGDVVAVHAAIALIDETGGAAAAPAPAATAPAPAAAPLSTQAQEEREQVGGSIVEAGHLQKGADDDSTSLFKAFSSDEKVQVQGLGARQPAAPAAPTQPTRADGRVLAVPAARQLARELNLDLTQVRGSGPNGRIRVSDVLAHQGINQGQAAPMHTAPAQTAAPAQAPAQAAQPAPAAKAPAAGGMPVAPVQYRTPKGYEHLEDRVPLRGMRRAISNQMQASHLYTVRTLTVDEVNLSKLVEFRARVKDDAAAAGVKLSYLPFIFKAVAAALRKFPSLNTSFDEATQEIVQKRYYNIGMAVATDAGLTVPVLKDVNHKSVFDLAREVSDLAARAQGGKLQADELAGSTFSVTNIGSIGALFSFPIINVPDAAILGIHSIQKRPIVDEYDNIVVAHMMYLSLSFDHRLVDGAEAARFCKEVIRLLENPDRLMLEAM